The Doryrhamphus excisus isolate RoL2022-K1 unplaced genomic scaffold, RoL_Dexc_1.0 HiC_scaffold_26, whole genome shotgun sequence genome includes a region encoding these proteins:
- the LOC131119373 gene encoding uncharacterized protein LOC131119373, whose product MDGTSWTEATLATVDLPSTPSPPCSPETVVQRDICAKSSLPLLHIVLDGTSQDCGTEAGRRIRTVRATHSQMDLRYDDCTRNNQCTCMALTFLAYHAEGFHFDADVLDRVLENGDSLYAWTICGLGLRLISNHLTKEEMPKIVHTDNNAYTVTQLEPKFGLVRDRSNSLIDPYLLPLARQLECLSQDVTHAFLIVAPECFAVFRDRSGCYGFFDSHSRSAVGLPDPNGTAIMMTFSHLDDLVNHVHELLSDRSPDANYELVPVSFGLEQIASDRQVQLDVVITSEPTKVTDAAIRECVETDQEELIVPPCVHVQIDFSKVSKTRRRTAMKRALKCQQCTLYKASKEPNPRQKKLLQMKIKYVSDTNYRQLKLNHFTTRYRCDSAFKNKQKAHVAKKYHRSPTTKKTLMSAYVRKRYQSDLAFVERQKLNLKEMYHRDPDFKMRKKVYIRQRYHQDPAFQARQKLYLRERYHRDPAFQARYRVYLRDKYRNHPGFKQRWAVFMKTWMQNYRNNPYFQHKKYVSDSNRHSDVRLHHVQRCEKNRLNGQRIRHKLQCALQIKTKYMTRTQHSANNVQDPASAVMKAAISSFRERVAHGPTYVCTVCHRALFLNQVQKCNRGKYSDNRDIVAASLTGKYVHVCNNSCSAPCTAPQERKQEWICHSCDSHLRRCAMPPLAVANKLDLAPIPQELSDLNVLERQLIAKIIPFAKIVALPKGRQRAVHGSVVCVPSEMEAAVNSLPRPRSEAQLLQVKLKRRLRYKGHQHFYTVNMANVIAGLRTLIHTHPQYRDVCINESAAAESVLEGEEEPSAPPSSSLQQEASNAQVTQAQHVECDQEELRPGLMLDTCMQPLDIAQESLSFGDGIFSIAPAQQNKPVGFFAVPQLEAMAFPVLFPTGKNTMDEERIVKVSPSSYFNTRLFSVDPRFAEDQGYLFFAQFVIETYMANNSMSIQSRKGKPHTADGRKILNRMIQDKEALERLIQNREATRFMQPLRGTPAYWEKAHRELHAMARQLGKPTFFLTFSAAEMRWPEVTAVIKAQQGQQEGHFSDLDWNAKCEILRSNPVTVMRMFEKRVDALLELILSPAQPIGPVEDYFYRVEFQARGSPHIHMVVWIKDAPVIEEPDPIYCGEVVEFIDRYITCHIPDQTKDPELHEVVTSVQTHSRSHTKSCRKGNVSCRFGFPKLPMDVTTITFPFEDPTSDDEEENDDPKKKRRKEEDARAKRTKLAKKQRESKEKLKQLRERLMDTQVPEDLTDLLNLCQLTLGRYKHYVENLSTGMAVHLKRTPQESWTNAYNPHLLRAWNANMDIQYILDDISCIMYMMSYISKPEHEMTEFLKSVIKDVQKSDANQKEEMQKIMQAYSKHREVSAQEAVARTCSLPLKKSSRNVVFLQTDEDGFRMSLPMSRLMTMHPDSAEVWMSSLPEKYANRPRTQAFESMCLAEFASDYRVVYGHEREGPNVIPLLNDMGCIQKRTRGKPAVIRYTRFSMTKFPEKYFRALLKLYLPHRTDRELTSDSHPTYESFYLDGWSRLGPAKAIVDEKMKRFEGQAKKLDKALERLQQEGPAVNAWNSFAPEVEAERLECLAALKAMMPNAADERDEQDDVPAYQADLSGAPALPAFEAPQLSPDFVRRMYRSLNIMQASVFYAVRDWCLQRVSDRDLEPFHYFISGGAGCGKSHVIKCIYQEATKIFRQLPGIRTDADLSQPTVLLTSFTGTAAFNISGKTLHSVLKLPRSLRPPYQGLGNALDTLRASLSNVQILIIDEISMVSKDLFAYVHWRFQQVKGNRKTFGGISVLVVGDFYQLPPLGRAKPLCVYEDNVLDLWTNFQLVRLTEIMRQKEDLTFAQLLNRVREKRKEEPLYESDRALLQQATVETSQCHTSTLHIFATNKEVDEHNRATVAALKLNVVDIPAENYRKDPRTGQLVIVSNMITGRKRDLPDNLQAAVGARVMIIRNLDIEDGLVNGTFGTIMNIVRGPQDAVTFLGISLDNPGAGLKFRKKLQGSGDDLAYIEKSEESLSIKGLVRRQFPAKLAFGCTAHKVQGMTLSSAVVSLKRVFEPGMAYVALSRTTSLQGLKIMDLDEKKIYADPTIALAMDSMLHASFLSVRPLLHFAQGPSPTLKIVHHNTEGLACHMEDIKSHHELRLADVLCLTETHLSGSISPHLQLEDYAVFVRNRRVSYLNRPDMAAKEGGGVAAYCRRELQGQPLRFVQNVPDLEFLVVKVTVPITAVVATVYRPPNLSLGTFLPNLTNLLDTLAMMESHPIVVCGDFNEDLLSKRKKPILELFESRGYTQLIGKATTGKQTLIDHIYISQPQSCIQSGVLHSYYSYHSPVYCILTSL is encoded by the exons ATGGATGGGACCAGCTgg ACTGAGGCGACACTGGCTACTGTAGATCTGCCGTCAACACCATCACCGCCTTGCAGTCCAGAGACAGTGGTTCAGAGAGACATTTGTGCAAAGTCCTCATTGCCACTACTGCACATTGTCCTGGATGGGACCAGCCAG gATTGTGGCACAGAAGCTGGTCGACGCATTCGTACCGTCCGGGCCACTCACTCCCAGATGGATTTGAGGTATGACGATTGCACTCGCAATAATCAGTGCACGTGTATGGCACTGACGTTCTTGGCCTACCATGCTGAGGGGTTTCATTTTGATGCAGACGTTCTTGACAGAGTTCTTGAAAATGGAGACTCACTCTATGCGTGGACAATATGTGGGCTAGGACTACGTTTAATCAGCAATCATTTAACCAAAGAGGAAATGCCAAAGATAGTTCACACCGACAACAATGCATACACAGTTACACAGTTAGAGCCGAAATTTGGTTTGGTGAGGGATCGCAGCAATTCCCTAATAGATCCGTATTTGTTGCCACTTGCCAGACAACTTGAGTGCCTCTCACAAGATGTCACTCATGCTTTTCTGATTGTGGCTCCAGAGTGCTTTGCGGTCTTTCGTGATAGGTCAGGATGCTACGGTTTTTTTGATTCGCACAGTCGATCTGCAGTAGGTTTGCCAGACCCAAACGGAACTGCGATTATGATGACATTTTCTCACTTAGATGACTTAGTCAACCATGTGCATGAGCTCCTTTCGGATCGCAGCCCCGATGCAAACTACGAGTTGGTACCGGTTTCCTTTGGATTAGAACAGATAGCAAGTGACAGACAGGTGCAGTTGGATGTCGTAATCACTTCAGAGCCCACCAAAGTAACAGACGCAGCAATAAGAGAATGTGTTGAGACAGATCAAGAGGAGCTGATAGTACCACCATGCGTCCATGTTCAAATAGATTTTTCCAAAGTGAGTAAAACGAGGCGACGGACCGCTATGAAAAGGGCACTCAAGTGCCAACAATGTACACTGTACAAAGCTTCAAAAGAACCCAATCCCCGTCAAAAAAAACTTCTACAAATGAAGATCAAGTATGTATCAGACACTAATTACCGCCAACTAAAATTAAACCACTTTACCACGCGATACAGGTGTGATAGTGCCTTTAAGAATAAACAGAAGGCGCACGTTGCTAAAAAATACCACAGAAGTCCAACGACCAAAAAGACTTTAATGTCAGCATATGTCAGGAAAAGGTATCAATCTGATCTGGCTTTTGTTGAACGACAGAAGCTGAATCTTAAGGAAATGTATCACCGGGACCCAGattttaaaatgagaaaaaaagtatatatcaGGCAAAGGTATCACCAggatccagcttttcaggcgaGACAAAAGTTATATCTGAGGGAGCGGTATCACcgggatccagcttttcaggcAAGATATAGGGTGTATCTAAGAGATAAATATCGCAACCATCCAGGTTTTAAGCAAAGGTGGgctgttttcatgaaaacatggATGCAGAATTATCGAAACAATCCTTATTTTCAACATAAGAAATATGTGAGCGATAGTAATAGACATTCTGATGTAAGGCTACATCATGTTCAGCGTTGCGAAAAGAACCGTCTTAATGGGCAGCGTATTCGGCACAAATTACAATGCGCGCTTCAAATAAAGACTAAATACATGACTAGAACTCAACATTCAGCCAACAATGTGCAGGATCCAGCAAGCGCTGTAATGAAAGCAGCAATATCGTCGTTCCGCGAAAGAGTCGCACATGGGCCCAcatatgtttgtactgtatgccacCGTGCTCTTTTCCTAAATCAGGTACAGAAATGCAATCGAGGAAAATATAGCGACAACCGTGACATAGTGGCCGCCAGCTTGACAGGTAAATATGTTCACGTCTGCAACAACAGTTGTTCTGCCCCATGCACTGCCCCGCAAGAGAGAAAGCAGGAATGGATATGTCACTCCTGTGACTCCCACCTCAGGAGATGTGCAATGCCACCTCTGGCAGTTGCAAATAAGTTGGATCTGGCACCCATTCCCCAAGAGCTGTCCGATTTAAATGTACTCGAGAGACAGCTGATAGCAAAAATTATACCTTTTGCAAAAATTGTAGCATTGCCCAAAGGACGGCAACGAGCTGTTCATGGCTCAGTAGTGTGCGTACCGTCGGAAATGGAAGCAGCAGTGAACTCACTACCTAGGCCACGTAGCGAAGCTCAACTGCTGCAGGTAAAGCTGAAGAGACGCCTTCGGTATAAAggacatcagcatttttatacagtaaatatggcgAATGTTATAGCAGGGCTCAGGACGCTGATACACACTCATCCACAGTACAGGGATGTGTGCATCAATGAGAGTGCAGCAGCTGAAAGTGTCCTTGAAGGGGAAGAGGAGCCATCCGCCCCGCCGTCATCATCCTTGCAGCAAGAGGCCAGCAACGCCCAAGTTACGCAGGCACAGCATGTTGAATGTGATCAGGAGGAACTTCGGCCGGGCCTCATGCTCGATACATGCATGCAGCCGCTTGACATTGCACAGGAAAGTCTTTCATTTGGGGATGGGATATTCAGCATTGCTCCTGCCCAACAAAACAAGcctgttggattttttgctGTGCCGCAGCTGGAGGCCATGGCCTTTCCTGTTCTGTTCCCAACGGGAAAGAACACAATGGATGAGGAGAGGATCGTTAAAGTATCACCGAGTTCTTACTTTAACACCAGATTGTTTTCCGTGGATCCACGCTTTGCTGAAGATCAGGGCTACCTTTTCTTTGCCCAATTTGTCATTGAAACGTACATGGCCAATAACAGCATGTCGATTCAGTCGCGGAAAGGAAAACCTCACACTGCGGATGGGAGGAAAATTCTGAACCGGATGATCCAGGACAAGGAGGCGTTGGAGCGGCTCATACAGAACAGGGAAGCGACCAGATTTATGCAGCCACTCCGAGGAACACCAGCATACTGGGAGAAAGCTCACCGGGAGCTCCACGCAATGGCCAGGCAGTTGGGGAAGCCAAcattttttcttaccttttctGCGGCGGAAATGAGATGGCCTGAAGTCACTGCTGTGATAAAAGCGCAGCAAGGCCAACAGGAGGGTCACTTTTCAGATCTGGACTGGAACGCTAAATGCGAGATTCTCCGCAGCAATCCAGTCACGGTCATGCGCATGTTTGAGAAAAGGGTAGATGCTCTCTTAGAGCTTATTCTGTCTCCTGCGCAGCCCATCGGCCCAGTCGAGGACTACTTTTATCGTGTTGAGTTTCAAGCACGAGGAAGTCCTCATATACACATGGTGGTGTGGATAAAGGACGCACCGGTGATCGAGGAACCAGATCCCATCTACTGTGGCGAAGTGGTCGAATTCATCGACCGTTATATCACCTGCCACATTCCCGATCAAACCAAGGATCCGGAACTCCATGAAGTGGTTACGAGTGTTCAAACTCACAGCCGCAGTCACACCAAATCTTGCCGAAAAGGAAATGTCTCCTGTCGTTTTGGATTCCCTAAACTGCCCATGGATGTCACCACAATTACCTTTCCCTTTGAGGACCCGACCAGTGATGACGAAGAGGAAAACGATGACCCCAAGAAGAAGAGACGGAAGGAGGAAGACGCCCGTGCCAAAAGGACCAAGTTGGCGAAGAAACAGAGGGAGTCCAAGGAAAAGCTGAAACAGCTAAGAGAGCGTCTTATGGACACACAGGTTCCGGAGGACTTGACGGACCTGCTCAATTTGTGCCAGCTGACCCTGGGTCGGTATAAGCACTAtgttgagaacctcagcactGGGATGGCTGTCCACTTGAAGCGTACACCGCAAGAAAGTTGGACTAATGCCTACAACCCCCATCTGCTGCGTGCGTGGAACGCCaacatggacatccagtatattctggatgatatcagctgcatcatgtacatgatgtcTTACATCTCCAAGCCGGAGCACGAGATGACAGAGTTCCTCAAATCTGTCATCAAGGACGTGCAAAAGTCTGACGCCAACCAGAAGGAGGAGATGCAAAAGATCATGCAGGCGTATTCAAAGCACAGAGAGGTAAGTGCTCAGGAGGCAGTGGCACGAACATGCAGTTTgcccctgaagaagtcctcacGCAATGTGGTGTTCCTCCAAACCGACGAGGACGGTTTCCGAATGAGTCTGCCCATGAGTCGGcttatgaccatgcacccagatTCAGCTGAAGTGTGGATGTCAAGTTTGCCGGAAAAGTACGCCAACAGACCACGTACGCAGGCGTTTGAGTCTATGTGTCTGGCAGAGTTTGCGTCTGATTACCGGGTGGTCTACGGACACGAGAGAGAAGGGCCAAATGTCATTCCCCTTTTGAACGACATGGGTTGCATTCAGAAGAGGACCAGGGGAAAACCTGCCGTCATAAGATACACGCGGTTTTCCATGACAAAGTTTCCTGAAAAATATTTCAGGGCCCTTCTCAAACTCTACTTGCCCCACAGGACGGACCGTGAGTTGACCAGCGACTCCCACCCAACTTATGAGTCATTCTACCTGGACGGATGGTCAAGGCTAGGTCCTGCAAAGGCCATCGTTGATGAGAAAATGAAGCGGTTTGAGGGCCAAGCGAAGAAACTGGACAAGGCTTTGGAGCGACTCCAACAGGAAGGTCCAGCTGTTAATGCGTGGAACTCTTTTGCGCCAGAGGTGGAAGCAGAGCGCCTGGAATGTCTTGCTGCGCTGaaggccatgatgccaaacgCAGCGGACGAGCGGGATGAGCAGGATGATGTTCCTGCCTATCAGGCTGACCTTTCCGGCGCCCCAGCACTGCCGGCCTTTGAAGCACCCCAGTTGAGTCCGGACTTTGTGAGGAGGATGTACCGCAGTCTTAACATCATGCAGGCTTCCGTCTTCTATGCCGTACGCGACTGGTGTTTGCAGCGCGTTTCTGATCGCGACCTTGAGccctttcattatttcatctcaGGGGGAGCTGGATGTGGCAAGTCGCATGTCATCAAGTGCATTTACCAGGAGGCCACCAAGATTTTTCGGCAGCTTCCTGGCATTCGTACCGATGCGGATTTGTCTCAGCCCACGGTTCTGTTGACGTCATTTACCGGCACAGCTGCGTTCAACATTTCTGGGAAAACCCTTCACTCGGTCTTGAAGCTcccaagaagtttgaggcctccatATCAAGGACTCGGCAACGCGCTGGACACCTTGCGGGCGAGTCTTTCCAACGTGCAGATTTTAATCATTGATGAAATATCAATGGTCTCCAAGGATCTTTTTGCGTATGTCCACTGGCGGTTCCAGCAAGTCAAGGGCAACCGGAAGACCTTTGGAGGGATCTCTGTGCTTGTAGTTGGGGACTTTTACCAGCTGCCACCTCTTGGAAGGGCCAAACCCCTCTGTGTGTATGAGGATAATGTCCTTGACCTCTGGACCAACTTTCAGTTGGTCCGACTTACGGAGATCATGCGACAGAAGGAGGACCTGACCTTTGCCCAGCTTTTGAACAGGGTAAGGgaaaagaggaaggaggagccCTTGTATGAAAGTGACCGGGCTTTACTGCAGCAGGCTACTGTCGAAACATCACAGTGTCACACCAGTACGCTCCACATTTTTGCAACCAATAAGGAGGTTGACGAACACAACCGTGCAACTGTGGCAGCTTTGAAACTGAATGTGGTCGACATTCCGGCAGAAAACTACAGAAAAGACCCCCGGACGGGACAATTGGTCAtcgtgtccaacatgataaccgGGAGGAAAAGAGATCTGCCCGACAACCTGCAAGCTGCTGTAGGAGCACGAGTCATGATCATCCGGAACTTGGACATTGAGGATGGTCTCGTGAACGGCACCTTCGGGACCATCATGAACATTGTCCGTGGACCACAGGACGCTGTTACTTTTCTTGGCATTTCTTTGGACAATCCTGGAGCAGGCCTGAAATTTCGGAAGAAACTTCAGGGATCCGGGGACGATTTGGCCTACATAGAAAAGTCAGAGGAAAGTTTAAGCATCAAAGGACTGGTGAGGCGGCAATTCCCGGCAAAACTGGCCTTTGGATGCACGGCGCACAAAGTGCAAGGCATGACGCTATCTTCTGCGGTCGTATCTCTGAAGCGCGTGTTTGAACCTGGAATGGCCTACGTCGCTCTAAGTCGCACGACCTCGCTCCAGGGACTGAAGATCATGGACttggatgagaagaaaatatatgctgATCCCACCATTGCTTTGGCAATGGACAGCATGTTGCACGCTTCTTTCTTGTCTGTCAGACCGCTGTTGCACTTTGCACAAGGGCCTTCTCCGACTTTGAAGATTGTCCACCATAACACAGAGGGCCTCGCGTGTCACATGGAGGACATCAAATCTCATCATGAGCTGAGACTGGctgatgtgctttgtttgacGGAAACGCATTTGTCTGGTTCCATCTCCCCACACTTGCAGCTGGAGGACTACGCTGTTTTTGTACGGAACAGACGTGTTTCCTACTTAAACAGGCCAGACATGGCTGCGAAAGAGGGAGGCGGAGTTGCAGCCTACTGTCGGAGGGAACTTCAAGGCCAGCCCCTTCGGTTTGTCCAGAATGTGCCAGACCTTGAATTCTTGGTGGTTAAAGTCACGGTGCCGATCACGGCTGTGGTGGCTACTGTTTATCGACCACCGAACTTGAGTCTGGGCACATTTCTACCTAATTTGACAAACCTCTTGGACACCTTGGCAATGATGGAAAGCCACCCCATTGTTGTTTGTGGCGACTTCAACGAGGACCTGCTTTCGAAACGTAAGAAGCCTATACTGGAGTTGTTTGAGTCCAGAGG